A window of the Roseovarius sp. S88 genome harbors these coding sequences:
- a CDS encoding sterol desaturase family protein, with the protein METEAIVRLTVFLGLFAIFALIEAWMPRRVRTQPRGTRWITNWAIIVIDSLTLRLLALALPLLAVGAAIDAQSQGWGLMNALNLPLWLAVIITVLIFDFAIWAQHLITHKIPILWRFHRVHHADRDIDVTTAIRFHPVEIALSMLLKIGLVYLLGPPTVGIIIFEIVLNGTAMFNHANIKLPLWLDAIVRRVLVTPDMHRVHHSDQRHEHDSNYGFALSIWDQMFGTYIAQPEKGHDDMTIGLEWQDDRPSKLGWSLGLPFQRK; encoded by the coding sequence ATGGAAACCGAAGCTATCGTCCGCCTGACCGTGTTTTTAGGCCTATTTGCAATCTTCGCCTTGATCGAGGCTTGGATGCCGCGTCGTGTGCGCACACAACCACGCGGGACGCGCTGGATCACCAACTGGGCGATTATCGTGATCGACTCATTGACCCTCCGCCTGCTGGCGCTGGCCTTGCCACTTCTTGCTGTGGGGGCCGCCATTGATGCACAAAGCCAGGGTTGGGGCCTGATGAATGCTTTGAATCTGCCGCTTTGGCTGGCTGTCATCATCACCGTCCTGATTTTTGACTTTGCCATTTGGGCGCAGCACCTGATCACGCACAAGATCCCCATTCTCTGGCGGTTTCACCGTGTGCACCATGCGGACCGCGATATTGACGTCACCACCGCCATTCGGTTCCACCCGGTGGAAATCGCGCTTTCAATGCTTTTGAAGATCGGATTGGTATATCTGCTTGGACCACCCACCGTCGGCATCATCATTTTTGAGATCGTTCTGAACGGCACGGCGATGTTCAATCATGCCAATATCAAGCTGCCGCTTTGGCTTGATGCGATTGTGCGGCGCGTTCTGGTAACACCGGACATGCACAGGGTGCATCACTCTGATCAACGCCATGAGCATGACAGCAACTATGGATTTGCCTTGTCGATCTGGGACCAGATGTTTGGTACTTACATTGCGCAACCTGAAAAGGGGCATGACGACATGACCATTGGTCTTGAATGGCAGGATGACCGGCCTTCCAAACTGGGCTGGTCTCTGGGCTTGCCGTTTCAACGCAAATGA
- a CDS encoding ferredoxin has product MRLEHIEELAVKAQLTVFGTVSDNLPKDLETLVLLGPLEPGFWPHFTASEEYKDGGADPLDRWSARVIGKLADALGAQAFFPFGGPPYQPFIQWAQDSGRAHISPVGLLVHDVAGLMVSYRGALGFTQNIETPRPGPSPCISCEPKPCIMACPVDAFAGEGYDVAACKADLDRPANTCMTQGCAVRRACPVSQSYGRVEEQSAFHMRAFK; this is encoded by the coding sequence ATGAGACTGGAACATATCGAAGAACTGGCGGTTAAAGCACAGTTGACTGTCTTTGGGACAGTTTCGGATAACCTGCCGAAAGACCTTGAAACGCTGGTTTTGCTGGGACCGCTCGAACCGGGCTTTTGGCCGCATTTCACCGCGTCTGAGGAATATAAGGACGGTGGTGCAGATCCTTTGGATCGTTGGTCTGCGCGCGTGATCGGAAAACTCGCAGATGCGCTCGGAGCGCAAGCCTTCTTCCCTTTCGGCGGCCCGCCCTATCAGCCGTTCATTCAATGGGCACAAGACAGTGGCAGGGCGCATATCTCGCCTGTCGGACTACTGGTGCATGATGTGGCGGGTTTGATGGTGTCTTATCGCGGGGCGTTGGGATTTACTCAAAACATCGAGACACCACGCCCCGGACCATCGCCTTGTATATCTTGTGAGCCAAAGCCATGCATTATGGCCTGCCCGGTCGATGCCTTTGCCGGTGAAGGTTACGATGTCGCCGCCTGCAAAGCCGATCTGGACAGACCCGCCAATACTTGCATGACCCAAGGGTGCGCTGTGCGGCGTGCCTGTCCTGTGAGCCAAAGCTATGGCCGGGTGGAAGAACAATCCGCCTTTCACATGCGAGCGTTCAAATGA
- a CDS encoding SixA phosphatase family protein, with protein MKRLVLMRHAKSSWSNPVDGDHARPLNARGQRSAKALGDWLRAKNVTIDQALVSTATRTRETFEALGVECDVNYLDRLYHAGAHDMRAALATATGDTVLMLGHNPGIAWFAHDLVATPPDHPRFDDYPTCATLVARFDVPHWHDLRPGRGEVEAFVIPRELLGE; from the coding sequence ATGAAGCGGCTGGTTCTGATGCGCCATGCCAAGTCAAGCTGGAGCAATCCGGTGGATGGGGATCATGCCCGACCTTTGAACGCGCGCGGCCAAAGATCGGCAAAGGCGCTCGGAGATTGGTTGCGCGCCAAGAATGTGACTATTGATCAGGCTCTGGTTTCAACCGCGACTCGGACGCGAGAAACCTTTGAAGCTCTTGGGGTGGAGTGTGACGTAAACTACCTTGATCGACTCTACCACGCCGGGGCGCATGACATGCGCGCAGCACTGGCCACAGCCACAGGCGACACGGTTCTCATGCTCGGCCACAACCCCGGCATCGCCTGGTTTGCTCATGATCTTGTTGCCACGCCGCCCGATCATCCAAGGTTTGATGACTACCCAACCTGTGCCACGCTGGTTGCACGGTTCGACGTCCCGCATTGGCACGACCTTCGACCGGGTCGAGGGGAGGTCGAGGCCTTTGTCATCCCACGGGAACTTTTAGGCGAGTAG
- a CDS encoding acetoin utilization protein AcuC → MPQPLFIGSEIYRGSSYGEKHPLSIPRVPTVIDLCRAMDWLPKSQYRVSPMAKPAALTAFHTPEYIEALIDAEALGVVSDETRDRHKIGTLSNPVYPEIYRRPATAAGGSLLATELLVNCGIVYNPGGGTHHGMADHAAGFCYLNDPVLAIESFLAQGLTRVAYVDIDAHHCDGVAAAFHGETRVLMISTHEERRWPFTGELEDQAGAQAINLPLPKGTHDDEFQLIADSVILPAIQAIRPEAIVLQCGADAVAEDPLARLNLSNNSHCNLVKSLVPMAPRLLVLGGGGYNPWTVGRLWSGVWATLNGFEIPDRLPEKGRAVLAALSWNRQRGERPDYLVDTLRDAPRKGSISKEIRHRVQTLQARQRVWV, encoded by the coding sequence CTGCCCCAGCCTCTTTTTATCGGTTCAGAGATTTACCGCGGGTCCAGCTATGGTGAGAAACATCCGCTGAGCATCCCGCGCGTGCCAACTGTGATCGACCTTTGCCGCGCCATGGATTGGCTGCCAAAGTCGCAATACCGCGTGAGCCCTATGGCCAAACCAGCGGCGCTGACTGCGTTTCACACGCCTGAGTATATCGAAGCGCTGATAGACGCTGAAGCTTTGGGCGTCGTTTCGGATGAGACCCGAGACAGGCATAAAATCGGAACGCTCAGCAACCCGGTCTACCCGGAAATCTATCGCCGTCCTGCTACTGCGGCAGGTGGGTCTTTGCTTGCAACCGAACTTCTGGTCAATTGTGGTATTGTCTACAACCCCGGCGGTGGCACGCATCACGGAATGGCCGACCATGCGGCAGGGTTTTGCTATCTCAACGATCCGGTTCTGGCGATTGAGTCATTCCTCGCTCAGGGCCTCACACGCGTGGCCTACGTGGATATTGACGCGCATCACTGCGATGGCGTGGCGGCTGCATTTCATGGGGAAACGCGCGTTTTGATGATCTCAACCCATGAAGAGCGCCGCTGGCCCTTCACGGGTGAATTGGAAGATCAGGCAGGTGCTCAGGCGATCAACCTTCCTCTGCCCAAAGGCACCCATGATGATGAATTTCAGCTGATCGCAGATAGCGTCATCCTGCCTGCCATTCAGGCAATTCGTCCTGAGGCGATTGTGTTGCAATGCGGGGCCGACGCCGTCGCCGAAGACCCGCTTGCGCGGCTCAATCTATCCAACAATAGCCATTGCAATCTGGTGAAATCTCTAGTGCCGATGGCCCCGCGTCTTCTCGTTCTGGGCGGCGGCGGCTACAACCCATGGACGGTGGGGCGTCTTTGGTCCGGGGTTTGGGCGACGTTGAATGGGTTTGAAATCCCAGACAGACTACCGGAAAAAGGCCGAGCAGTTCTTGCTGCGCTTTCGTGGAACAGACAGCGAGGCGAACGACCGGACTACCTGGTGGACACGCTGCGAGATGCGCCGCGCAAGGGCTCTATTTCAAAGGAAATACGTCACCGCGTACAAACGCTACAAGCCCGGCAACGCGTTTGGGTTTAG
- a CDS encoding universal stress protein, protein MKSIIVASDLSNRSRAALTRSVTLAASLGARLQIVHVVDGAMPTETAAKVKQDAETELSEQVKDDAKGRILDHKISVLIGDPIEEINAIVQNSDADLLVVGIHRRRVFMDQIRETTMEHLVRSSRLPVLLVVRDAEQDYAHVLGGVDLSSICAGALRKAYQIAPNAKWTLFHAHEVSFRQEAERDYATWKALSDLPPNLPAPVFVETSASDAVHDLMEKGDYDLLAIGAYTRSNIGRYVLGGFTSSLVRRPPCDLLVAP, encoded by the coding sequence GTGAAAAGCATCATCGTCGCGAGTGATCTATCGAACCGATCCAGAGCAGCCCTGACGCGAAGCGTCACCTTGGCGGCAAGTCTCGGTGCGAGGCTGCAGATTGTGCATGTGGTCGATGGTGCCATGCCCACAGAAACCGCCGCCAAGGTCAAGCAAGACGCTGAAACAGAATTGTCTGAGCAGGTGAAAGATGATGCGAAGGGGCGCATTCTTGATCACAAGATATCCGTCTTGATTGGCGATCCGATCGAAGAGATCAATGCGATTGTACAGAACTCTGACGCTGATCTTCTGGTGGTTGGCATCCATCGCAGACGTGTGTTCATGGATCAAATTCGGGAAACCACGATGGAACACCTGGTGCGGTCCAGTCGCCTTCCAGTGTTGTTAGTGGTTAGGGATGCGGAACAAGACTACGCGCATGTTTTAGGCGGGGTCGACCTGTCCTCAATCTGTGCAGGCGCTCTTAGAAAGGCGTACCAGATCGCACCAAACGCAAAATGGACGTTGTTCCATGCGCATGAGGTGTCATTCCGCCAAGAAGCAGAACGGGACTACGCCACGTGGAAAGCTCTGTCCGATTTGCCGCCCAACTTGCCAGCGCCTGTTTTCGTAGAGACCAGTGCCAGTGACGCAGTTCACGACCTGATGGAAAAAGGCGATTACGATCTGCTGGCGATTGGTGCTTACACGCGGTCAAATATTGGGCGCTATGTTCTTGGCGGGTTCACTTCTTCTCTGGTAAGGCGTCCGCCCTGCGATCTTCTGGTCGCGCCCTAA
- a CDS encoding amino acid ABC transporter ATP-binding protein has protein sequence MAEAAQMQVSDEVAIQIENMNKWYGSFHVLRDIDLTVYRGERIVIAGPSGSGKSTLIRCINALEEHQQGKIVVDGTLLSSDIKNIDTIRSEVGMVFQHFNLFPHLTILENLTLAPIWVRKTPKKEAEEVAMHYLSKVKIPEQADKYPGQLSGGQQQRVAIARSLCMKPRIMLFDEPTSALDPEMIKEVLDTMVELAEEGMTMLCVTHEMGFARQVANRVIFMDQGQIVEQNEPEEFFNNPKSERTKLFLSQILGH, from the coding sequence ATGGCGGAAGCCGCTCAAATGCAAGTCAGCGACGAAGTCGCGATCCAGATCGAAAACATGAACAAATGGTACGGGTCATTCCACGTTCTGCGGGACATTGACCTGACAGTTTACCGCGGTGAACGCATCGTGATTGCCGGGCCTTCTGGGTCCGGTAAGTCAACGCTCATCCGGTGCATCAACGCATTGGAAGAGCACCAGCAGGGTAAAATTGTTGTCGATGGCACGCTGCTTAGCTCGGATATCAAGAATATCGATACGATCCGCTCAGAGGTTGGTATGGTGTTTCAACACTTCAACCTCTTCCCGCATCTGACAATTCTTGAGAACCTGACACTCGCTCCGATCTGGGTGCGCAAAACGCCCAAGAAAGAAGCCGAAGAAGTGGCGATGCACTATCTGAGCAAGGTGAAGATCCCGGAGCAGGCCGACAAATATCCCGGCCAGTTGTCAGGCGGTCAGCAACAGCGTGTGGCCATTGCCCGCTCGCTCTGCATGAAGCCTAGGATCATGCTCTTTGACGAACCCACTTCGGCGCTCGACCCAGAAATGATCAAAGAGGTGCTCGACACGATGGTCGAGTTGGCCGAGGAAGGCATGACCATGCTCTGCGTCACTCACGAGATGGGCTTTGCCCGCCAGGTGGCGAACCGCGTGATCTTTATGGACCAAGGCCAGATCGTGGAACAGAACGAGCCAGAAGAGTTCTTCAACAATCCCAAGTCTGAACGGACCAAACTATTCCTGAGCCAGATACTCGGGCACTGA
- a CDS encoding amino acid ABC transporter permease, whose product MSDTTSQRTEAFVRTDMLPEQAPPATQTGIIKWGRENLFSGVANSALTVFAFIAIYFILMSSMPWILNGVWNASSIRECRELLEGATGGCFAVLTERWNQLLFGFKYPNDEYWRPTLAFALLFIAVAPVMFYKYLPSKMLLFTGLYPFIAFWLIWGGPVLAPIFGLLGFVAGYLVWSRFVANSFAVGFFGAIAAALVTWWVGGIITNSVSAGDTLLSAVPSRDMGGFMLNLILGTVCVSLSLPLGIALALGRQSDMPIIKWICVVFIEFVRGVPLITLLFVANVVLAYFLPPGTTFDLILRVIIMITMFSSAYIAEVIRGALAALPRGQYEAADSLGLDYPQAMRLIILPQALKISIPGIVNVAVGLFKDTVLVSVISMFDLLGMIRGPILASTEWNGVYWELFGFASLLFFVVCYGISQYSQWLERELATDHR is encoded by the coding sequence ATGTCAGATACAACATCCCAGCGAACAGAGGCGTTCGTACGTACCGACATGCTTCCGGAACAGGCTCCTCCTGCGACACAAACGGGCATTATCAAGTGGGGGCGCGAAAACCTGTTTTCAGGTGTTGCCAATTCTGCCCTGACCGTTTTTGCGTTCATCGCGATTTACTTCATCCTGATGTCTTCAATGCCCTGGATATTGAACGGGGTCTGGAATGCGTCGTCTATTCGTGAGTGTCGCGAATTGCTTGAAGGTGCGACAGGCGGCTGTTTTGCCGTCCTGACGGAACGCTGGAATCAGCTTTTGTTTGGGTTCAAGTATCCAAACGACGAATACTGGCGCCCGACACTGGCATTTGCGTTGCTGTTTATCGCAGTCGCGCCGGTCATGTTTTACAAGTACCTGCCCAGCAAAATGCTACTGTTTACGGGGCTCTATCCCTTTATCGCCTTCTGGCTGATTTGGGGTGGGCCAGTCTTGGCACCGATCTTTGGTTTGCTTGGCTTTGTGGCCGGCTATCTCGTATGGTCAAGGTTCGTGGCAAACTCATTCGCCGTCGGATTCTTTGGCGCGATTGCTGCTGCTCTGGTCACATGGTGGGTTGGTGGCATAATCACCAATTCGGTGTCAGCTGGCGATACGCTCTTGTCGGCGGTACCTTCTCGGGACATGGGTGGCTTTATGCTCAACCTGATCCTCGGCACGGTCTGTGTGTCACTGTCTTTGCCCTTGGGCATCGCGTTGGCTTTGGGCCGCCAATCAGACATGCCGATCATCAAATGGATCTGCGTGGTCTTTATTGAGTTCGTTCGAGGTGTTCCACTAATCACATTGCTCTTTGTCGCAAACGTGGTTTTGGCTTACTTCTTGCCACCAGGCACGACCTTTGACTTGATCTTGAGGGTGATCATCATGATCACGATGTTCTCTTCGGCCTATATTGCCGAGGTGATCCGAGGCGCACTTGCCGCTCTGCCACGGGGTCAGTACGAAGCCGCTGACAGCCTTGGTCTTGATTATCCGCAAGCGATGCGACTGATCATCCTGCCGCAGGCTCTCAAGATCTCGATCCCAGGGATCGTGAACGTGGCCGTCGGCCTATTTAAAGACACTGTGCTTGTGTCGGTCATCTCCATGTTCGACCTTCTCGGCATGATCCGGGGTCCGATCCTGGCCTCAACCGAGTGGAATGGCGTTTACTGGGAGCTTTTCGGCTTTGCCTCGCTCCTCTTCTTCGTCGTCTGCTACGGCATTTCTCAATACTCGCAATGGCTCGAACGTGAGCTTGCGACAGATCATCGTTAA